The nucleotide sequence CATCGGCGAGATTTCGCGTGCGCGCGATCTGGGCGATTTGTCTGAGAACGCCGAATACCACGCCGCCAAGGAACGGCAGGTCTTCATCGAACGGAAGATTTCCGACCTGGAAGACAAGCTGATGCGCGTGCGGCTGATCGACGGAAGCGCCGTCGATGGCGACCGGGCGCGACTGTTGTCCTTCGTCACGGTCCGCGATCCCAATTCCGGCGAGAAAATCCGCTACCAACTGGTCTCCGAAGAGGAGGCCGATTTCGAGGAGGATCGCATCGCGATCCAATCCCCGGTCGGCAAGGGACTGCTCGGCAAAGCCGTGGGGGAGACAGTCAGAATCAAGGTCCCCGCCGGGGAGATCACCTACGAGATCCTCGCGATCGATCGGCCCTGACCCCGACGCCGGGTGTGACTCACACGGCGCTATTCGCCTGTAGCGAATGAAAAACCCCCTGACGCTCTCACATCAGGGGGCTTGCTGTTGCTGCGAATTCAGAGTTCTACTTCAGCAGCGTCATCTTGCGCGTGGCGGTGAAGCTGCCGGCGCTGACACGGTAGAAGTAGATGCCCGATGCCAGCGGGTCGTGGCGGTTATCCGTTCCATCCCAGTTGACCTGGATGTTTCTGGCGTCATCGGAACCGCTGAACGTCCGCACCGCCTGCCCGGCGACGTTGTAGATCCTCAGGTTCCACGCACTGGGCTCGGCCAGGTCGAATGTGATGACCGTGCCGGCGTTGAACGGATTTGGATAATTCTGATTGAGCGCGAAGTGTTCCGGACGCTGCACCGCCGCAGTCGAGACGGACATCAGACCGCCCTGGGCATCGGAGAGCTGCGACCCGACCAGTTCGACGGTTCCCTGTCCATCGACGGGTATACGGAACAGTTCGCGCGGACCCGACGCCATCGAGCCGGGCGATTCCGGATCGGGTGCGATGAGAACGCGCATCTCCCCGTTGTTGGCGCTCGCCCGCACGGACATTCCCGGATAATGGCCCGTCAATTCCGGCTCGCCCAGCGTGACGCCCGAGTAGCGGAACACGAACGCCGCCGCGCCCAGGTCGACCGGTGTTGCCGTGGAGACACTCAGCACGCCGTCGCTGACAGCATAGCGGACCGTGGCGTCATTCACATACGGTGACATCTTCGGGTGTCCGCCCGGCGGGAACGGCTGCTCATCGCCGGTGATGATGCGGATCAGGTAGACTAAGTCCGCAACCGTCAGGACGATACCGTCGTCGTTGATGTCCGATGCCAGCGTTTGCACCGCACGCAACTCCGGATCGGAATGGAACACGCTGACCCCATAGATGAAGTAGCGCGAATACAAAACGGCATCGCCGACTTCGTTGGCAATCGCATTCAGGTTCAGATCGCCACGGTCATCGATCGGCTCTCTGACGCAGACAAAGCCGTCGGAGACGCACAATCCGGGGATCGGATCGCCCTTCGGATTGCTCTGGCACGTGTCGAACAAGATTGACGTTTCAAGGAAGGTCGTGTCGCCCGAGCGGCTCGCCACTGTGTTGTCGCCGCAATCGATCCAGCAGAACCGAATCGGCAGGCACTGATTGATGAAATTGCGGTCTTCGGTAACCTGGAACACGAGTTCTGCAATCGTGCCCATCGGCTGGAAGGCCGGTTCGGAGGGATGCTGCGGGCCGTTGTCCAGATCGGCGATCGCAATGATGCGAATCAGGCCGGTGGGACAACCCAAACCGCAATTGGAACGGCTCCCGAGCCGATAGGTGAAGTACTCCCATTCGTCCAGTTCCGACCCAGCGCTGACAGCGATCGCCGCCAAGCCCGTCTGGTCGTAGCAGAACAGCAGGTCGAAGCCGCCGATCGGCACGTCCAGTTCGTGAATGATGATCGGTACGGTCACCTGCGTGCCGTTGAGGGCCTGAATCACCCCGCCGGATTTGCCCTGTCCCGCTTCGGGGCCGACGCTGATGCGTATGTTGCACTCAGTCTCGCCGCACGAGTAGTAGATCGTGCGCTCACACTCCGATGTGTTGCCGCACTCATCGGTGGCCGTGTAGGTGTCGACGATGAGGATCGGGTCGCCGAGTTGCCCGCTGCCGCTGCTGTCGGTGCGCAAGCAGACGACGTCGACCGGGCCCCCGCAATTGTCGGACACGTCGGCATCGGACTCATCGCATACGGGAATCGTGTCGCCGCAGCCCAGGAACAGATTGGCCGGGCAGACGATGACCGGCGGAACATTATCGTCGATGGTGAATATCTGCTGGCAATAGTCAACGTTTCCGCAGTCATCGGTCGCGCTGTACGTGCGCGTGACCGAGCCGCCGCACGGTCCGCCGGGCAACGGCGAGTCGCCGACCCACGTGATCGTCACCGTGTCGTCGCAGTTGTCGCTCGCGATCACCAATCCCGTGTTCGCGGCGGGAATGTCGTCGACGCACCCGACGGTCGCATTGGCCGGGCACTGCGTAATCACCGGCGCTGTGGTGTCATCGACGGTGAACACTTGCAGGCACGTATCCGCGTTGCCGCAGAGATCGGCGGCGATGTAGCGCCGTGTGACCGTGCCGCCGCAGGGACCGCCTGTCAACGGGCCGTCGCCGTCATGCGTAATGGTCACGCTGTCGCAGTTGTCGGTGGCGCTGACCAGACTGGTATTGGCCACGGGTATCGCGTCGGCGCATTCGACCGTGGCCGGATCCGGGCAATCGGTAATCACCGGCGGGGTGTCGTCCAGCACCGTAATGGTCTGCCACTGGTTGGCCAGGTTTCCGCACGAGTCGACGATGCGGTAGTAACGCGAGATCGTCGCGCCGCACGCCGAGCTGTCTGTGTAGGTGTCGCTGTCGTGGAAGGCATACGACGGCCCGCAGTTGTCCGTCGAGGTGATCAGCGAGGGATTCGGCAAGGGCACGTCGTCGAAGCACTGCACCGTCGTGTCGTTCGGGAACGATGTCACGACCGGCGGGATATTGTCGCGGACGATGATGTATTGCTCGCACTGCGCGGCGTTGCCGCACTCGTCGGTCGCTTCATAAGTCCGCAGGACCGTAAATCTGTGCTGACAGCCGTAGTTGATGATCTGATCGCTGACAAAGTCGATGTCGACCGGGCCGCCGCAGTTGTCGGTTGCAGCCACCAATCCCGGATCCGGGATCGGGATGTCGCCCGCGCAATCCACCGTATCGTCATCCGGACAGTCGGAAATGACCGGCGGCGTGTCGTCGATCACGGTGAAAACCACCAGGCAGGTGTCCTCGTTGCCGCAATCGTCGCCTGCAATGTAGCGGTCGGTGATGACCAGCGGGCTGGCCGCGCATCCGGCGCCGCCATTGTCGGAACGCTCGCAGCGTTTCTCGACGTCGTTATCGCAATTGTCGGTCGCCGATGCCGCCGACGTGTCACAGTCAGGTACATCGTCGGCGCACTGGAAGTTGAGAGTCGGATACACAGGGCAGGTAATGTCCGGCGGCGTATCGTCGATGACCGTGAAAACCACCAGGCAGGTGTCTTCGTTGCCGCAATCGTCGGTCGCGATGTAGCGGTCGGTGATGACCAGCGGGCTGGCCGCGCATCCGGCGCCGCCATTGTCGGAGCGCTCGCAGCGTTTCTCGACGTCGTTATCGCAATTGTCGGTCGCCGATGCCGCCGACGTGTCACAGTCAGGTACATCGTCGGCGCACTGGAAGTTGAGGGTCGGATACACAGGGCAGGTAATGTCCGGCGGCGTGTCGTCGATGACCGTGAAGACGACCTCACAGGTATCCTCATTGCTGCAATCGTCGGTTGCAATGTAACGGTCGGTGATGAGCAGCGGGCTGGCCGCACATCCGTCACCGCCGTTATCGGAACGCTCGCAGCGGATCGCGACAGCAGTATCGCAGTTGTCGGTCGCCGATGCCGAGGCGGTATCGCAGTCGGGGACTTCTGAGGCGCACTGGAACAGGACCGTCGGATAGGCCGGACAAGTGACCACCGGCGGCGTCGTGTCGTTGACGGTGATGACCTGTTGACAGTCGGTCGAGTTGCCGCAATCATCCGTTGCGCGGTAGGTGCGCGTGATCGTGCCGCCGCACGGGCCGCCCGTCAACGGCGAATCCCCGACATGACTGATTGTCACGGTGCCGCAATTGTCGGTCGCACTCACCAGTCCGATGTCTGGAGCCGGGATATTGCTCTCGCATTCGACCGTCAAACCGGCAGGGCACTGAACCGGTGTCGGCGGCGTGGTATCATCAACCGTAATAATCTGTACGCAGTCGGCGGTGTTGCCGCAATCATCCTCGGCCCGATATGTGCGAGTAATTGTCCCGCCGCACGCTCCGCCCGTCAACGGCGAGTCCCCGATGTGGCTGATCGTCACATTGCCGCAGTTGTCGGTCGCGGAGACCAGGCCGGTGTCGGCCGCCGGCACATCGGCGTCACATTGGACCGTGATCGCCGGCGGGCACAGCGTGATGACCGGATCGGTGTCGTCAATGACCGTAATCGTCCGCGAACAGGTATCCGCATCACCGCATGAATCGGACGCTATATATGTATAGGTCAGGATCAACGGATCCCCGGGGCAACCCAGGCCGCCATTGTCGGTGCTGCTGCACGTGACGACGACCGGCGGTGTACCGCCCGTGACTGTCGCATCGTTGGGATCGCACGCCGGGATATCGGCGATACACTGGACTGTTTCATTGCCGGGGCAAGTAATCGACGGTGGCATGCCGATCATGAATGTGACTTCAAATGATGCCGTGCACGTGTCGCAGACGCCCGCGCACTCAATCGTAACGTTGACTGTTTCATCACCAGCCGGTGTATAGCACCAGTTCGTGCCGACCAGCGTGCCGGGCCCGCCGCCGACGATGGTGCAAGTCGCGCCGGTCGCAAACGCCGGGAGGCACACTTGCGTCGGAGCGCATTGGAAAATCGTTGTGTCGTTCGGCACCTCGCAGATCGGCGGCGCCGGATTCGGGAACTGAATATCGACGAACAGCGTGCAGCACTCGCCGCACGGGTCGCAGCAGGTGATGGTGTCGACGACGTGCTCACCCGGAGTGGGGGAATACTGCCACGTTCCGGCGCCCAGCGTGGCGTTGGGATTTGTGTTGCCGCACGTCAGCGTATCGCCGTCCGGATCCGTCGAACTGAACAGAATCGTGTGCACCGGCGGCGTGCACTGCGGCGGTGGCGGAGGTCCGCCGCCCTCAAGCTCGCAGGTAGGCCCCTCGTTGATTTCAAAGGTAATCGAGAAATTTCCGAAGCACGAATCACCGCAGGCGTCGACGCACTTGATCGTCACATCGACTGTCTCATCACCGGTCGGAGTGTAGCACCAGTTGCCGCCCGCCAGTGCGCCGGGTCCGCTGACGATGCTGCAGCCGACAAGGTTGCCATCAGCATCGGTCGCCGAGACCGGCAGGCAGACTTCGGTCGGATCACACTGCTCGAATGTCTGGTTCGACGGCAGATTGCAGGCCGGCGGCTCATTGAACTCAAACGTGACCTTGAATGAATCGACGCAGGTCGCGCTGCAGGAATCGACACATTCGACGATGACCGTGACCGTGCCCTCAGAAACAGGCGTGTAGCACCAATTAGCGCCCGACAGCGCGCCGGGGCCGCTGAGGATGGCGCAACTGTCGAGATTGCCGTCGACATCGGTCGCCCCCACGGGAAGACAGACTTGCGCCGGGTCGCACTGAAAGATCGTCGTATCGCCGGGCAGGACACACACAGGCGCCGTATTCGTGTCGCATGGGTCGGTGCAATCGCCGCTTATGACATTCGACACGCCGACCATCATATCATCATGATCGCCGTTCCCGCCGGTGTGATCGTCGTCGATGAAGATCAGATAGTCGAAATCACCGGAGAACGCGTTGGCGTCCCCGTCACCGTCATACCACACATAGTTCTGGAATCCGGACCCGCTGACATCATAGACGATGAACCACTGGTAACTCTGATTGGCCGGGGGCTCGGAGAGGGCCATCTCTCGGAACAGCCAGGCGTCATTGGGCGGATCGTACACGCCGTTGGTGACACCGACGCCGAGGTTGATATCGTTGAGCAGGTTCAGCCCGAAGACCCCGCTGATTGGGACCGATGCGGTCGCGCCGGTGGCGGCCGTCGGGCTGAAGATCACGTTCATCCCCTGAACGCCCGAAGCAGCCCACGACAGCCAGTTGTTGTCGTCCCACGGGGTGTTCTCACCGAGAATTTTGAAATCGATGTCCGGCCCCGTCGGCGTGAAGCAGGGATCGGAGACCGAGTCTCCGATCAGGCAATCCTCGTCGGTCGTGAGCACCAGCTCAAACGACGACGGCGTGTTGCCGTTGCAGAGATCACACGCGCTGGAATCGACCACGATCGGTTCGCAATCGTTGGATGACGAGAGCTCCACGCAACGCTTTGAGGACGACGAATGCGTGGGATTGCAGGCGCTGTTGCCCGGATTGGGGCAGGGGTTCGGTTTGTCCTCACCACGGAACTTGGCGCGGATCGTGTAATTCCCCGGCGTCGTCGGAAACGTGAGGACGGCGCACGCATCGCCGCTGGAGTTGGTCAGGGCGCTGTCGTTGGCGGTTTGCCCGACGTTGGCGCCGCAATTGCCGGGATTGATGAAGAACAAGATCTCGCGTCCCGCCAATGGCGCCGTCGAGGAGCCGCCGCAGTTCTGTACCAGCTCGGCGCAGACGGTCAGCGTGTCACCGGGACAAATCGAATCGGGGATCGCCGACGTTATCGTCAGGATCGTATTGTGATCCCAGAAGGTTGTTTCGGCATGCAGTCCCGAGGTGAGGCCGTCGGCTGTCAGCAGCAACTCTTCGCCGACATTGTCGTCATAATCGACGATCCAATACGCCTCAAAGCCGCCCCCGGCATCCGCCGTCACGTTCCAAGGGTCGTGGCCGGCGCCGCCCAGCGGGTCGCCGTCGAGGTGCACGACCTGCAGCGTGACTGTCTCGCCTGCCCAAAACCCCGTGCCCGTGATGATGACCGAATCACCGGGCGCGTAATCGTTCTGGTCGGTCGCGACACTTGCGCCCCAGGCGGAAGTGGCTGTCAGCGTGAGAACCGCACACATCGCGATGACCAATCCGGTTGTCTTCAGCAGGCGTGTGGCAGAACTCATTGCATTCCCCTGATGAGTGATCGGTGAGAGTGGCGCTCGGATATCGACGACGGCCGCAAGCGCATGGCACCTGCGGACCGTTGTGCAGTGCCGCAGGCCGTCGAAGTCAATGGAGTTGGGTATGGGTCGAAATGCGAAATAAGACTCAGATAAAATCCCGCCTCAGAAGCCGCCGCTCTTACAAGACCCCCCGAATTGCGTAAGAGCCGACATCGGTGTGTCGGAGACACCACAGGAGCTGGTGCGGGGATGAATGCCATGTAATGAAACTTTCGCTGACTCTCTCTAAGGCCTCGTCTTGTTATGCTCTAAGAAACCAACTCGGTTTCTCAATTTGATTTGTCTTCCGCGATTCTACCCGATGCAACACCGCCTTGTCGCGGCGTCATCCCGACGCGAATCACCCCGTCCATGGGATGGACTACAGGCATCAGCCTGCGTGTGTAAACTCGGCTTTAGGTTCTACTGCGAGTAAAGACAAACCACTCAACGATTGGGTCCGGTACCGGCCCAACCACTAGGCAATTAACCGGGGGGCGGTTAATTGTCAAGGACTTATGCCACTGATCGCGCGAGAAAATCCCCCAAACCTGGCATTCTTGAGGAAGAGTGCGGGGCGGGCGGGGAGGGCAATGCCCGCCGCCGTCGAGGGACCCTGAATCCGAATCCAAAAAGTACAGGCAAGCCGCCAAAACACAACGACTTGCCCATGCTGTCTCAGGGTGTGTTTGATTACTTCAGCAGCAGCATCTTGCGGCTGGCGACAAAACCGGATGCTTCGAGTCGGGCAAAATAAATCCCCGTCCCGACCGGATGCCCATCGGCCCGATCGCCGAGCCAGTTGACCGAAACCCATCCCAACCCGGCCGCACCCTCAAATCGCCGGACCGGCTGGCCTAATACATTATATATGGTCAGACGCCAATCTGATGTCTGCGGCAAATGGAAACGGATCGTCGTTCCGGCATTGAACGGATTGGGGTAGTTCTGCTGTAATTGATAGCTCCCCGGCCGTGACCCAGCGCCGGCGACCGTCACCTCGGCGGTGACGATGGCTCCATCGGGGTCTCCCGCCTGCGCTTCGAACGCTTCGAGGTCGGCGTTCGCAGGCAGCGCCACGCCAAACAGCAGGTGCCGTCCGGCCGGCATCGAACCGCCCGAAGTGTCGCGCACGATCAGAGCCCGCAGGACACTGCCATCAACATTGGCCGACCGGGACAAGCCGGAAGGCAACTCGGCCCACTCGATGCCGCCGAAGCTTGCCTCCGCCGACAGAGAAACGAACACGCCGCCTAAGTCGACGGTGTTCTGTACATAGACATCGAGCCGATCGTGCCCGCGCTCGACGATGATCTCCGCGTGACCGTCGGAGTTGACAACCTTCGGCTGCACATCAGGGCAATTGACCGGGCTGGCGTCGCCGGCGATGATCCGGATCAGCAGGATCAAATCGGCCAGCGTCAGCACGATGCCGTCGCAGTTGACGTCGGATGCCAGGATCTGGTTCTGCATGTACAGCGGATTCCAGACACCGTTGCCGTAGATGAACCAGTTCGAGAACAGGACCGCGTCGCCGATGTCATAGACGATCCCGTTGAGATTGAGATCGCCGCGGTCGTCCTCGGGCGGGATGATGCAGATCGCGCCGTCGCAGAAGAGGATTTTGCGGATTGCCGTGAACTTGTCGCCGTCGAAACACGAATCGGCGACGCCCGTAAACGACAGATACGTCGTGTCGCCGTCGCGGTTGGAGATGGCGTTGTCCGAACAGACCATCCAGCAAAACCGGATCGGCACGCACTGCCCGATGAAGTTGCGATCGGGCGTCGTGTAAAACGAGATGAGCGCCAATGGTCCTTTGGGTTTGTAGGCGTCCTCCGACGGGTGCGCCGCGCCGTTGTTCATGTCCGCGATGCCGAGGATGCGGATCGACCCGCTCGGGCAGATAAAGCAGCCGGTCTGCGCGCCGGTACGGAAGGTGAAATACTCCCACTCGGCGATCGCGCTGTCCGCCGTGATCCCGGCAAACCCGAGCGCCGTCTGATCGTAGCACAGCAGGAAGTCGAAGCCGCCCATCTCGAGTGTCTCGATGACGCGCAGTTTGACGGAGACCAGTTCGGCGTTGAGCGCCTGGATCGTATCGATGCAAACGATGAAGGCCGTATCGATCGACACGCAGATGAGCGCGGTGTCGCGATCATGCAGCCCGCAGGAATCGGCGACGTCGAAGATGAAACGATAACATCCGGTCGTGTCGGCGGTGAAACAGTGCTGCGCGCCCGCCGCATTCCGTCCCAGGATGGCCGAAAACGCGCCCGCGCCTTCCACTTTGGTGACCTCGAAAAGCTGGTCGGTGTCGGGATCGGTCGCGTCGACCGAAAAGCAAATTTGTGTCGGCGCTTCAAAGACCAGATCGTCGGGAACGCCCGTGATGCCCACGCTGGGCGCCTGATTCAATTGCACCACGACGTAGGTCGTGTCCACGTCGCTGGCGTTGCAGGAGTCCAGCGCCGTCATCTCAAAGCAGTAGACTCCCATCGTATCGGCATCGAAACACAAGATTCCCGTCCCCTGATCGATGCTACCGATGCCCTGCGTGATGTCGACGGATTTGAGATTGCCGTTCTCGTCGGTCGCCGCGATGCCGCCGATACAGATCGAGTCGGCTTCGCAGAGCAGGGCGGCCACCGTGTCGGGCACCGACAACTGCGGCGGCGCATTGATCGTTACGTCCACACAAATGGTGTCGGCGTCGGTCAGCCCACAGGAATCGGTGACCTTGACGCCGATGCAGAATTGGTCGGACCCGATCGGCGTGAAGCAGACACTATTGGCGACCGTATCGAGCACCGCGCCCGCCGGAGCAAATTGCAGCATCTCCGTCAGCTTGGCGGGACCGTCGGGATCGGAGACCGTGTAATTGACGCAAATCTGTGTCGGCGAACACTGGAAACGCGTGATGTCCGCTCCGAAAGCCAGCGTGGGCGGGCGGTTTAGTTGCACCGTGATGTAAATGGTGTCAGCGGCCGCACCGCCGCATGAGTCGCTGACCGTCATCAGAATCTTGTAGACACCCGCGGTATCGGGGGTAAAGCACACCTTGTTCAGTGCGGTATCGAGCTGCGCGCCGGGCGGCAGAATGGGTGCCTGCTCTGTGAGCTTCGCCGGACCGTCGGGATCGCTGACCGTGTAGTCGATACAGATCGGCGTCGGCGCGCATTGGAACGTCGTGAAGTCGGCGCCGAGATCGATTTCCGGGTTGCTGTTGAAAGTGACTGTCACCGCGACCGTGTCGGTATCCATCGCGCCGCACGAGTCGGTGACTTTCGCGATGATGATCGAGGTTCCGGCCGCGCCCGGCGTGAAACAGATGCGATTGTTCAGCGAGTCGACCTCGCCCGGTCCGGAGACGAGCACCACGCTCAGCCCCGAACCGCTATCCGGATCGCTAATGCCGTAAGGGATGCAGATGAGTTGCGGCCCGCAGACGAAAATATCCTGATCCGCTCCCAGATCGATTGTCGGCGGCCCGTTCAGGTTGACCGTCACGCAGACAGTGTCCTCGCCGGTGTCGCCGCAGGAATCGGTGGCGGCCACCGCAATACAGTATTCGCCCGCCGTCGGTGGCGTAAAGCACACACGGTCAAGCGCCGTGTCGATGGTTGCGCCCTGCGGCGCCAACGTGAGCAGCTCAGCGACAATTGCCGATCCGTCTAGGTCGCTCACCGTGTACTCGATGCAAATCTCGCCGGGGGCACACTGCGCGACGGCGCGGTCCTCGCCGAGCGACACGACCGGCGGATCGTTGTAGCGAACGGTGATATAGATGGTGTCATAGTCGCGGATGCCGCAGGTGTCTTCGACAAAGCCGCAGAGGCAGTAGACCCCGGCGGTGTCGCTGGGGAAGCAAATCCGGCCGTTGGGCAAATCGAAGTAGGCGTCATCGGGGCCGTTGCACAGCATCGGGTCGAGGTTGTCGCCGTCGGGATCGGTGATCGTGTAGTCGGCGCATACGGTCTGCGGCGCGCAGAGCGTCAGTTCGAAATCCGGCCCCAAGTCGAGCGTCGGCAACGTGTTGACATGCACCGTCACCGCGATCGTATCGCGGTCGGTCTCCCCGCAGGGATCGAGGACTTCGACGATGATGGTGTGCACGCCATCGCCGGACGGTGTGAAACACACCTGATTGGCGGCCGTATCGATCGCGCCGGGACCGCTGATGTACGCTTCCACAAGACCCGACAACCCATTGGGATCGGAGACCGAATACGGCAAACATATCATGGCCGCCGTGCACTGATTGATCGTCGTGTCGTTTCCCAGCGTGATCGACGGCGGCTCGTTGGCTTCGGCCAGCACCGTGACCGTGTCGGTGTCCATCGCTCCGCAGGAATCGGTCACCTTGACGATGATCTGGTATGTGCCCGACGTGTCCGGGGTAAAGCAGACCGTGTTGGCGGCAGTATCGATCGTTCCGAACGCGCTGAGCAATTCCTCGATGACCGGCTGGGGACTGTCCGGATCGCTGACGGTATACGAGACGCAAATCTCGCCGGGCTCGCACTGAAAGACCGGCGCGCCGTTGTTGAGGTCCACCGACGGCGGCGAATTCAGACTGACCGTCGTATAAATCGTGTCACGGTCAAACAGCCCGCAGGGATCGACTACGCGCACGACCGATGTGACGATGCCTTCGGCGCTGCCGGGAACGACCAGCTCCCAGGTGCTCTGATCGACCCGACCCTCGCCGTTGGACACATGGATGAAGAGTCCGGCGGAGCCGTCGGGATCAGTGACCGTCAGCGGAATGCGAATGGAGTCGGGTTCGCACAAAAAGACGCTGGAATCGGGTCCGGAGACCGTCGGCGGAGAATTGACCGATATCGTGAAACTCACTTCACAACTGTCGATGGCGCCGCAGTTGTCGGTCGTACGGATGTCATAGGTAAAGTCGCCGCCCCCGGCCGCGACCGGGATGCACACGGAGTCCTCGATGCCGCTGGCGGCCAGACGCGACTCGGACACGCCGGGACCGTTGATGTCGACTAAGAGCGAATCACCGTCGGGATCGGTCGCGGTAAAGTAAAAGCATACCGTTCCGGAGTCGCACAGACTCGTCACAACGGGGGGACGGCACACCACTTCCGGCAGACCGCTGGGGAGACGGAAGATGGCGACCAGATCATTGAAGTCGGCGTCGGTCAGGAAGGGGAGATCCTCCCAAAACATGTAGAAGGCGTTCGGATCGGGCGTCGGGTAAAACTTGACGTGCGATTTTGCATCGAGGTTGAAGACTTTTTGCGAATACCAATATGTATAGGGGGCACGAAAGAGACACAGCCCGATGGAATCGACATTGCCGATGTCGAACGTCGATGTGTCGCCGGCGCTGGCCGGGCCGGGGACAATGATGACAGAACTGTCCTTGTTCCCGACACGATACCAACAGACGGCATTGGTATTCAGCGTGCCGGAATACTCGGCGATCAACTCGATCCAGCCGCACCCCGGGTCCAGGCCGAACGTCTCGAACATCAGAACGTCTGCCGTGGCG is from Candidatus Zixiibacteriota bacterium and encodes:
- a CDS encoding T9SS type A sorting domain-containing protein — translated: MSSATRLLKTTGLVIAMCAVLTLTATSAWGASVATDQNDYAPGDSVIITGTGFWAGETVTLQVVHLDGDPLGGAGHDPWNVTADAGGGFEAYWIVDYDDNVGEELLLTADGLTSGLHAETTFWDHNTILTITSAIPDSICPGDTLTVCAELVQNCGGSSTAPLAGREILFFINPGNCGANVGQTANDSALTNSSGDACAVLTFPTTPGNYTIRAKFRGEDKPNPCPNPGNSACNPTHSSSSKRCVELSSSNDCEPIVVDSSACDLCNGNTPSSFELVLTTDEDCLIGDSVSDPCFTPTGPDIDFKILGENTPWDDNNWLSWAASGVQGMNVIFSPTAATGATASVPISGVFGLNLLNDINLGVGVTNGVYDPPNDAWLFREMALSEPPANQSYQWFIVYDVSGSGFQNYVWYDGDGDANAFSGDFDYLIFIDDDHTGGNGDHDDMMVGVSNVISGDCTDPCDTNTAPVCVLPGDTTIFQCDPAQVCLPVGATDVDGNLDSCAILSGPGALSGANWCYTPVSEGTVTVIVECVDSCSATCVDSFKVTFEFNEPPACNLPSNQTFEQCDPTEVCLPVSATDADGNLVGCSIVSGPGALAGGNWCYTPTGDETVDVTIKCVDACGDSCFGNFSITFEINEGPTCELEGGGPPPPPQCTPPVHTILFSSTDPDGDTLTCGNTNPNATLGAGTWQYSPTPGEHVVDTITCCDPCGECCTLFVDIQFPNPAPPICEVPNDTTIFQCAPTQVCLPAFATGATCTIVGGGPGTLVGTNWCYTPAGDETVNVTIECAGVCDTCTASFEVTFMIGMPPSITCPGNETVQCIADIPACDPNDATVTGGTPPVVVTCSSTDNGGLGCPGDPLILTYTYIASDSCGDADTCSRTITVIDDTDPVITLCPPAITVQCDADVPAADTGLVSATDNCGNVTISHIGDSPLTGGACGGTITRTYRAEDDCGNTADCVQIITVDDTTPPTPVQCPAGLTVECESNIPAPDIGLVSATDNCGTVTISHVGDSPLTGGPCGGTITRTYRATDDCGNSTDCQQVITVNDTTPPVVTCPAYPTVLFQCASEVPDCDTASASATDNCDTAVAIRCERSDNGGDGCAASPLLITDRYIATDDCSNEDTCEVVFTVIDDTPPDITCPVYPTLNFQCADDVPDCDTSAASATDNCDNDVEKRCERSDNGGAGCAASPLVITDRYIATDDCGNEDTCLVVFTVIDDTPPDITCPVYPTLNFQCADDVPDCDTSAASATDNCDNDVEKRCERSDNGGAGCAASPLVITDRYIAGDDCGNEDTCLVVFTVIDDTPPVISDCPDDDTVDCAGDIPIPDPGLVAATDNCGGPVDIDFVSDQIINYGCQHRFTVLRTYEATDECGNAAQCEQYIIVRDNIPPVVTSFPNDTTVQCFDDVPLPNPSLITSTDNCGPSYAFHDSDTYTDSSACGATISRYYRIVDSCGNLANQWQTITVLDDTPPVITDCPDPATVECADAIPVANTSLVSATDNCDSVTITHDGDGPLTGGPCGGTVTRRYIAADLCGNADTCLQVFTVDDTTAPVITQCPANATVGCVDDIPAANTGLVIASDNCDDTVTITWVGDSPLPGGPCGGSVTRTYSATDDCGNVDYCQQIFTIDDNVPPVIVCPANLFLGCGDTIPVCDESDADVSDNCGGPVDVVCLRTDSSGSGQLGDPILIVDTYTATDECGNTSECERTIYYSCGETECNIRISVGPEAGQGKSGGVIQALNGTQVTVPIIIHELDVPIGGFDLLFCYDQTGLAAIAVSAGSELDEWEYFTYRLGSRSNCGLGCPTGLIRIIAIADLDNGPQHPSEPAFQPMGTIAELVFQVTEDRNFINQCLPIRFCWIDCGDNTVASRSGDTTFLETSILFDTCQSNPKGDPIPGLCVSDGFVCVREPIDDRGDLNLNAIANEVGDAVLYSRYFIYGVSVFHSDPELRAVQTLASDINDDGIVLTVADLVYLIRIITGDEQPFPPGGHPKMSPYVNDATVRYAVSDGVLSVSTATPVDLGAAAFVFRYSGVTLGEPELTGHYPGMSVRASANNGEMRVLIAPDPESPGSMASGPRELFRIPVDGQGTVELVGSQLSDAQGGLMSVSTAAVQRPEHFALNQNYPNPFNAGTVITFDLAEPSAWNLRIYNVAGQAVRTFSGSDDARNIQVNWDGTDNRHDPLASGIYFYRVSAGSFTATRKMTLLK
- the greA gene encoding transcription elongation factor GreA, encoding MAIADYIYLTPDGKRKLQDELKHLKTVERPRIIGEISRARDLGDLSENAEYHAAKERQVFIERKISDLEDKLMRVRLIDGSAVDGDRARLLSFVTVRDPNSGEKIRYQLVSEEEADFEEDRIAIQSPVGKGLLGKAVGETVRIKVPAGEITYEILAIDRP